The genomic DNA ttcatctgTCCCGAAAATATGGTCTTCCCAGGACCTGATCATatagaggagcaggagagagtttATCCTCCACCGGAGGAGCTGAAGACGGATGCGCATGTGCCTGACTTCAGCACATACCTCGCACTGTACAAAAAGTCCATCGAGGAACCCGAAGGTATTTtcattgcacatacacacttatgtAAATAGTTGCATGGCGAACATTATTGTAACTCTCTGTGCGTTCGTCTGTCTGCTGCTTCTGTGAGTGGGTCTATCTGTAGTGATGGCCATGAGATCGGTCGGAATTCTATAACCCCATAATCCCTGTGAATGCCCCGCAGAGTTCTGGGGAAATGTGGCAGACGAGTTTTACTGGCAGAGCCGGCCCGCTGCAGGACAGCCGATCCTGCAATATAACTTTGATGTCACCAAAGGCAATGTTTTCGTCAAATTCATGGAGGGTGCCAAGACCAACTTGTGCTACAACGTCTTGGACAGAAATGTGTTGGAGAGGAGCTTCGGAGACAGAGTGGCGTACCACTGGTGAGATTGCATCCTCCACCAAGAAAATAGAACGACTCATATTAGCAAGCAGTGGCTTCAATGCCTTGTATCATGCATATCTTATCAAACATCATGGAGATCTCTGCGCACCTGCACtcagcaaacacagacatgtcATTTGAAAGACGTAGGATAGAGCTCCCTGTAGGAGGCAATAAGGTCCCATGCAAGCTGTCATCACAAAAAAATTGATAGATAAATAGCTCCATAGTGTCTGTGATCCTGTAATGCAAATTTAGAATGTTTACAAAATTACACATCCATTGCATAAGATGCTGGTATGGAGGTCCACCAAACGTGCGCTTAAAAGCATGATACATCACTGGTCTGTAAGAATATCCTGGTCACCCACTCAGCTTTTCTATCTGTGAAGGGAACATGGCTCACCTGTGTGATAGTTGAACTACAGTGTTTGAGTTCAGCAAAAGTGTCAagtctctcttatctctctctctttatctctctcattGTCCTGATAGTGCTGATGAGAAATCAGAAGTGGCAACCCACCGGTTGGTTGCTAGCCACAGGGGCTCGTCACAGAATGCATAAGATAATTTTGTGGTAATCTGAAGTGCAAAAAGCCATATCTGACATTATAAGCACACAGTAGTACAATGGCACCATGACAGTTGTTGTCTGCCATGATAGCATGATAGCATGTCCTGCTCCACCCTGACAGGTGGCTGAGGTGGACTCGACCCCAAACTGGGCCAAGTATGGTATAGGGTACCGTTTCAGCCACTCTCTAGGCTGATATTGACGGTCCGGATATCTTTTGTATTCCATCATGTGTCTCACttgcatagacagacagacacacacacacacacacacacacacacacacacacacacacacacacacacacacacacactgtgtcttaTCATGTTGTTAGGCTACTACTGTAAATGCAATCAGTTGTCTGACTGCCTCAGattttccccacacacacacacacacacacacacacacacacacacacacacacacacacacacacacacacacacacacattgtgtccTGCTTGTTGTTAGGCTGTTAATGGTGATTGGCAGCCTGactgtgcatacatacagtacagtacactctgAAAGAGACGCATGGGGTTGGAGGGGAGGTCATTTGAAGTGGAAAAGATGGTGAGATATGCCAGATCGGAGAGTGGACCCAGTGAGAGTGCAAGAGTGAGATGTGATCTTATCGGCCGGAGGGTGAGAGTGAGATGTGAACTTATCCGTCTGAGGGTATGCAAGCTGGCCTGGCTTGGCACTCAATGCCATGCTGACTGGCACAACAGAGGGCAGGAGGTCAGGAGTCCAGTCTAGACCGTCCTTTACTGGTAACAGAGACAcctggcatctctctctctctctctctctctctctctctctctctctctctctctctctctcgtactctTTCATCCTGCCAAGAACAAGAAGCATGCAAATTATGTCCTGGCAACAAATGAGGTAGTTAGAAATTAACCATAGGCTGCATGGAAGTGCACActacaggcacgcacacacacacacacacacacacacacacacacacacacacacacacacacacacacacacacacacacacacacacacatgcatatacatgcaCATAATTTGCTAAAGAAAATGTTAGACCTACTGTAAGTAGTGACTATGTAATGACACTacagtggtgctgtgtgtgtgtgtgtatatatttgcaCCTAGGATCCAAATAAAAGCttttaaatgtctgtgtgtggacaggCAATGTGTTAGAACAATTTAGCAGAGAAATTTAGTCTATACTATACTTTCAGGAGGTatctgttttaaaaaaaaaaaaaaacctcttgtGTCCTTCATGCagcataacaacaaaaaaagaaaaacacctgtctccctctctctctcaaattcaaaatgctttattggcatgacaagtgCATTTATATTGATACAatacatctgaacacacacacatacagtacatactgtaccaatAGATCTTCATAAGAATATAATAAAtaggtaggctgggtgaaccctgcctgatctgccagcgaatttggatttcgcctggcagctcaggctggaaacctgcacatctatctaaCCTTCTTCCTGTTCACAatctttgggtccaatcacaaacattaacccactgatcacgcctcttgtgcagtagaaataaagctcagactccccatactaatgtgtAATCTTAAAAggttgagcttagtatggtgatagccagactaatacATAGGTCAAAGTAACATGAAATgctgtgtatgattgtgtttatgattgtgtgtgtgcatgtgcctatTTGTCCATATAGCTCTGTCTCTCAGATTGTGGCATGTAGATACATATtgggcagctctctctctctctccctctatctatctcttcctccatctcccccttcccccccccccccctcctctctctctctctctccctctctctctctcatgtcatcTCCTCAACCTGGCCTTTCCTCAGAGACGTGAATAGGCAGGTGCTTTATAGGGAAGCTGGCTGACCACCACATGTTAACACAGAAACTGCCTGTCAGGCATCCCGTCGGACAAATCAAACAGGGCAGCGCTGTGCCCTGTGCAGTCTTCTCATGCCTGCAGTGCTCTGACTGGCATTCCCCCTGGCACCTCCACCGGCATGAGCCTTGGCTGTGGCACAGGCGAGGATTTGACTAGGTGCCAGCCGGGGATGCCAATACGTTGTGTCGACTTGTCCAAGAGAGAGAATAGGTCCCATGAGACATACATTTCCCATAAAGCTTTTAAAATCAGGTTTTCCAGGAAAAGATAGATCATGTGTGAAGACTAGCCTCTTGCAGAAATGAAGCCGTAGATTTATCATGTACAAATGAAACAGGATTTGCattcagacacaagcacactgaCGCGATATCGGAGGCGTATCCAATCTTGATATAAAACCATATCGGATGTGTGTAATCTTAATATAACATGATGTCGGATGTGCTCTAATCttaacaaaaaaagatatcAGAGGTGTATCTAATCTTGATATTAAACAATGTATGATTTATATCTCATTTTGATATAAAGCAATATCGGATGTGTATCTAATCTTAATATAAAACGATATTGAATGTGCTCTAATCTTATAATGTGACTTAAGACCTGTTTTTCCCAGAGTCCTTATGCATTGTGTACCATGGAGGGCAAATCACTTAGAGTGTGGATACTGCTGATCTGAAGTCTGAGCATGTTGTTTTTCTGCCCAATCCAAAAGATTTAAAATGATTTGTGTGTAATGGTTTGTTGACTTGGATGGggttgaaatgtttgtttagtGATGGTAATTTTTTAGTTCTAATGATATAACTAGTGAGGTTTGAACAGACTCTATGCCATAGTACAATGTAGCAATGTGGCTGTTCATGATGTTTGTGAAACACGcgcgtactctctctctcacacacacacacacacacacacacacgcacacgcacatgcacacacacgcaagtctAGCTGGCTGGATGAACCATTGAGTGGCTTCCAAACACAACAATGTGGGCAGACAGAGGACATGTTATCTATTCTATTGGCATTTTCTGCCTCCAGCAACTTAGTTTGGTTAGCACACAGACCTTCTCAATCGCAATTtagagtgggtctggaaaaggttCATTGACTTACAATGCGACTTCCAGCAGGGGTGTAATTAGCAGTGTACTTTATGTTACATTTGTGCATTAGACTCTTAAAGACAAATCTCTTCAAAAatgtagcagtcttgtaaacaaaggttttagaTGCATGCATCCAAAGAAATAAACGTCCATGTCGGATTACCGATTGCATTTGTGTACCCGTGTTTTAGGGACAGTGGAAATGGGCTTGAATGGTCCTCTTGGCCAGATGGACCTGCAGCAAATCCCACATTTGCCAAGGCTTTAATGGGTAGAGAACTAGCAATTCTTTGAGCCATTCAGAACAAACCACAGACTGTCTAAAAACCTGCTTGTCTACTGCAGACACTTGAGCAATGCTTAACCTGGAGACTGGAAAAGCTGGATTTAAAAGTCAACTTGATTGAGCATCTTATGATTTGTTGCAGACCTGATCCAACATATCTGAAATCAAAATATTtcacaggaacagagagaaatgtgtctgtttggttgttgtttttttagaaTATATATTCTCTTGTGTCTTGTCTTTGTTGGAGAGACTGTTGTatgattttgtttgttgtttttgggaacatcactgaagtgtgtgtgtgtgtgtgcgtgtgtgcgtgtgtgcgcgtgtgcgcgtgtgtgcgtgtgtgtgtgtgtgtgtgttctgttgccaGGGAGGGGAACTCATCGGATCATCAGCAGGACATCACGTACAGCCAGCTGCTCAAGCACGTGTGCCGCTGCGCCAACGTCCTCAGACtcatgggtacacacacacacacgcacacggacgcacatacgcacacacacacacacacagacacagacagacacgcaagcacacgcacgcacatacgcaaGCATGCACGCTcgtacacactcacgcacacacgcacgcacgcacgcacgcacacacgcacgcacagatatactcaaacacagacagacacacactgttttaAAATGCGGTGTCAATATCACTTGTTTAAGTATCAATGTAATAAAAGTGAATAGCCTTAGTTTACAGTGCTGATAACCAGCTACTTATCCTATTGTAATGTACAATGCTATGATATGACGTTGTGCATAACGCATGTGTctgttgttgtgtctgttgtgcttaatgcatgggtctgtgtgtcagttgtgcttaatgcatgtgtctgttgtgCTTCAGGCGTGAAGAAGGGCGACCGCGTGGCGATCTACCTCCCCATGGTTCCAGAGCTGGTGTACTCCATGCTGGCGTGTGCGCGGATAGGGGCGGTGCACTCTGTGGTGGTGAGTGGACAGTGGGGCTCACTGCTGACCAGTCTAGGGTTGACCACTTCATCAGATTTCAGTTTCACTTATGATTTCCAGTGGTCATGAAAACCACATAATTCGACATTCCACATTGCAAAGATGCTCTCATTAAGCCTTGAGCTATACATCCAGTACACCACTTTTGCTttaatgtttttgaatggccttagcctgtattgtgtgtgtgtgtgtgtgtgtgtgtgtgtgtgtgtgagtgtgagtgtgtgtacatgtctatatctgtgtgtgtgtgtgtgtgtgtgtgtgtctgtgtgtgtaatgtttgagacatgaaagcaaaataaatgtgtctgtgtaattgtgcttgtatgggtgtgtttgtgtctgtttgtccttGTGCTtgtatgaaggtgtgtgtttgtgtgtctagaTATGAGAACATCCTgtgggactgtgtgtttgtctttgtgcttctatgagggtgtttgtgtgtctgtgtgtccagatGTGAGAATATCCTGTttatctgtatttgtgtgtgtgtgtgtgtgtgtgtgtgtgtgtgtgtgtgtgtgtgtgtgtgtgtgtgtgtgtgtgtgtgtgtgtgtgtgtgtgtgtgtgtgtgtgtgtgtgtgtgtgtgtgtgtgtgagagagatagagttgtgtgagagagagaaagagagggtgtgtgagtgtttgtgtgagtgtgtaagagtgagtgtgagtgtgagtgtgagtgtgagtgtgagtgtgagtgtgagtgtgagtgtgagtgtgagtgctagTGTGAACTGGGTGcagcagtgcagtgtagtgtaaaTACAGCagtaagtgagtgtgtcagTGGCCCAGTTTCTCATCTGCAGGAATCTCAGAGAGAACGTCCTGCAGGCGCTCAGGGTCAGCTCTCTGGGCTGCTGCAGTCCTTCAGCCCTgtggcctctctttctcttgttctccctctctctccctcttttctccctccctttctttctctctcccagttaatcttgctctctctcttactatgtccccctctctctctatctttctctctctctctgtctctctatcaccccctctccccttcgCTTGAGTTTGGTTCCCCCGTGACAGGGACACGCATACttcagctcagagagagagagaaagagagagagagagagagagatgtgtatgtgtgtgtgtgtgtgtgtgtgtgtgtgtgtgtgtgtgtgtgtgtgtgtgtgtgtgtgagagagagagagagagaaagagagagagagggagggagaaaaagagggagggagagagagagggagggaattctgtgtgtttgtgtgtgtgtgtgtgtgtgtgtgtgtgtgtgtgtgtgtatgtgtgagagatagaaagagagagagagggagggagaaaaagagggtggtagagagagagggagggaattctgtgtgtttgtgtgtgtgtgtgtgtgtgtgtgtatgtgtgtgtgtgtgagagagagagagcgagagacagagagagggaggtctcCCCTACCAGGCCTGTGGCTGGCCTGTTCCAGTTTGCTCTGAGCCGTTGGCTGCGTGCTGGCTGCGTGCTGGCTGCGTGCTGGCTGGTTGGCCCCAGCGTGAGCTGCTCAGACAGGAGCGGTGTTGCCAGGGCCCGTTTTAGACACAGCTGTTTCCCCAGCACCATCTACAGCACCGCTGTGTTTAAATATAACCCCCCCCACGGCGGGGTCAACCCGGGGGGAGCGGCGTGATTGGGCACTCCTCCACCCGAGGACCTATTTCCGTCCCTCTGAAAATACCCTGCGCTTGACCTCATTACCATAGGGTGATTGTTGTGCCGCACGGTCACTTTGGTGAGTCACTGACATTACGCAGCAGGAGTGGAAAGGAACTTGATCCGTCCGCTCGCCACTTTCGTATGTTCCCGAAACTTAGTCTTTATGAGCGTGCCGCTCCGTCTTTTCCTGGAACCTCGACCTGACGTACCCACGAGAAGTTAAAGTTTCACAAGAAAGACAGCATTGTCCTACAACAGCAACAGTGATGTAGAAAATATGTTTGATGAGCGCTGGAGATGAGAACAGATCAGATAAACGTTATTATCCCCGGGGGGGAGATTGGTCTTGGCATCAGTACCGCTCACTGCTGCTCTCAATCAGTACATCAGATCAATAGGTATGCAGACTGTCTGTGCTGTGCGTATGATATACATGACTATGATGACCCATGTCACCTTGAGGTGTTAAGGGAGGATTCCTGAGGAGTCCTCAGGGACTCTAGCCCAAGGTCACATTTGGACTGCTACGTGTCCCAGACAGTGGAGGCTAGCTTAGCCTGAAGTGAGTGAGTCATATGGTAATATGGTAGTATGATGCTATGTGTAGGTAACCTACAACTGAAGATGGAAGTCTGTGACATGTAGTCAGTTGTTGTCCTGTGTGTTAGTGAAAGGTGAGTTAGGGGTACATTAGAAGCTTTAGGCCTGTGATGAGTAtcagtgatgtttgtgtgtgtgtgtgtgtgtgtgtctgtgtctgtgtctgtgtctgtgtctgtgtctgtgtctgtgtctgtgtctgtctctctgtctctctctctctctctttctatgtgcttgtgtgtgtgatggagggtgAAAACAGTAAAAAGTGTGTATATATTACTTCCTGAAACAGATTTCCCAGACACCTAATTGGCTAGTGTCTAAAAGCCACAATTTCACAGTAACCAGTTTACAGAATATAATAGATTGACCTACTTATACTTTTGATTGATttgttgtgtgcatgcacagaACATTTCTATTCTCTGATTGGTTGATGTCTCctgtgtgctgattggctgctTTCCGCATCAGTTTGCAGGTTTCTCAGCCGACTCCCTGTGTGAGAGGATCCTGGACGCCCAGTGCACTGTCCTCGTGACTGCAGGTAATCAGCCAGCTGAACAGACACCTTAAAAGGGCTCATCAGTTACCTAAACAGAAACCTCAAAAGGCCTCATCAGTTACCTAAACAGAAACCTCAAAAGGCCTCATCAGTCAGCTGAACAGAAGCCTCATATAGCCTCATCAGTTACTGTAGCTGAACAGAAGCCTCGAAAAGTCTCATCAGTCAGCCGAACACAAGTCTCAGAAAGCCTCATCAGTTAGCTAGACTTTAGACCGCTAGACTTAGACTGCTAGACTTCAGTTAGAAGCCTTTaaaatgatgtacagtatgatcgATAAAATTGTTAAAGTTCTAAAGAAATATATGAACACATGGGAACAGAACCAATGACAGGATATTCTCTTATGAAGAGGCAAAGATACTTGTGGAGCATTGGAGACCAATGGAAGCCCAGAGACTCTCTGCATAAGAGCTGGTATGGCCTACAGAACTAGAATGGGCTCTCAGCATAAGAGCTGATATGGCTTAATGATACTAGAATGACAGAACAAGAGAAGCAaaggaggtgagggagagactGGACTAGGTGATACAATGGGAAGGGATTGAGTCAATTGTTGAGTTtgattaataataattaatcaataataattattatttattatgtattacatctatataaatatatgtttatttatttatcatagTGGGACATGGGTTTCTCCCCGGTGCCTCTTGTAGTCTGTGTGAGGTGTTGGCTCGGTGAGAAAGTAAAGGCTTGTTTACTCAGCTGAGCGTAGGGTGCGCTGGAGGCCAACCGGACCTGATTGCCTGTGTGTCCTGCATGTTGACTTAGCGCCTGATAGCGGGTGCTTATGCAAGCGTTAAGTGTATTGTGTGCAGATATGTGTCTGCGACACCCAGcaccaacagcagcaccagcatctGTTGTTTAGAGCGCGGCTCTGTGTccacaggtgaggaggagagagcttTACTTTACGGAAGAGTCCAGCTGTCGAGTGTCCTGGGCAGTGTCCTTTAgcgttccctctctcctctccctttagcattccctctctcctctccctttagcgttccctctctcctctccctttagcattccctctctcctctccctttagcattccctctctcctctctcttcagcaTTCCCTCTCACTTTAGCGTTCCCTCTCTCCTATCTTACCGTTCCCTATCTACTCTCTTTTtagtgttccctctctccctttagcgatccctctctcctctccgtttAGCATTCCCGCTCTCTTTaccgttccctctctcctctctctcttcagcgttccctctctcctctctcttaatcgtcccctctcctctctcttcagcgttccctctctcctctctcttaatcgtcccctctcctctctctttaccgttccctctctcctctctctctttagtgttccctctgtcctctctcttcagcgttccctctctcctctcttttaatcgtcccctctcttctctctttagcATTCCCTCTCCCCTGTCCTTTAAGCGTTCCCTTCACCTAAGAGCTTCAAAACAATCAGTAAAATCTTAAACTGACCTCTAAAATGGACAGGCAGTGCAGAGAGTAATTAAGtaaccccacctctctctctctctctcctatagaTGGTGTGTACAGAGGGGAGAAGCTGATCAATTTGAAGCGGATTGCAGATGAGGCTCTCGAACGCTGTAGAGAAAAGTAAGTTCCTGATAAATCCAAGTGCTACACTGTTTATACTCTATACTCTAAagtacttttctctctctctctctctctctctctgtctccctctccttcccatcttattctctctctttgccactTTCTgccatactgtacctctccctcactctcaactactctctctacttctttcctctttttgccctcctcctttcatctctttctctctccatctccctctctatctctctatctctattggTGTTTCTGAGATGAGCCTCTAGCTCTGTGTTTCCACAGGCAGGCCCAGGACTAATGCCACTCATTAACCAactcagaagcacacacacacgcacacacacacatacacacacatacagactcgcTGTCCCTTTCATACACATGTATGCGATCACACgcaaactcaaacacacccatatcttGTTGGTGAGAGTTATCTTTGTTGTCTTTCACCGTTTTTCTGCATTGAGTTGCCTAGTAACACAAACTCATGCCCAATTAGTCAGGAAGTCCATCTCCTGGTCACTATAGTGACGCATGAAGTGGAACATGTGGAGACTGTGGCCATGCTGGGAAATATGAGCAAGTGCTTCCTGTAAACAGCAACAATCAGGAGCAGACGTCCAATCAAATCCAGGAGCCCACGGCAACAATCATAGCGGGCCAATCGCGAGATGAAACCTTAGAGACCAACAAACACTGAGGATGAATGCCTCTAATCAGCAGTAACAGTTTAACTGAGATCAGAACTGAGTTTTTCCCACAAGTTTATTcatgtactttgagagcaaaatCTTGGAAAATATTGGATGGGACTTACACCATGCATGACTGACAAATATGCAACATTCTGAAAGACCAGATCGAAGAAACCAACAATGTGCCAATTCATACTTTGCATGTGACGTCTCAACTACTGGCTGGCAGGCAAGAACATCATTCTCCAGCAACAAAACTCAGTAAACTAATGAAGGATCTTGCCAGGACGTGGCCAGTTTTACTGACCAGATACCAGATAGTTGTTGTGCAATTGAATAAGCCgggattgttttgttttttaactaCTTATCAGGCTGTCATGTCATTTTCTTGCCCGCCAGGTATCCATGGTAGTGACGTGACTGCATATGTGACATGTGACCACACAATAAGCCTAAACACAACAGCCTGCCATTAGATATCTGAGCCAGACCCATGTagtagttacacacacacacacacacacacacacacacacacaggactgatgTAGTCTTGTTACATTCATCACATTCTTTACCATTGCCTCATTGTTCTTCTCCCCCACATAcccctacagtacagtgcatactctctccatgtctctgtgccttgtctgtctcttcctccttcactCTGCCTCTGTACTGGGTGTCCTTGTGCGTCATGGAATGCTTTGAGTATTAGTGTAATAAACAACTATTAAACTATGaaaacattcattcacacactctctctctctctctctctccaggggcTCCTCCACAGTTCAGAAGTGTCTGGTGGTGAGACACCATGCCCTTAGGAAAAACTCAGGAGAGGCCTCCAACAAACtgcaggtaggtgtgtgtgcaccatgCCTTTGGAATGGAATGCGCATTATTGACATTATGCTATGGCGTAATGTGGCTGTAATTTCACTCTTTGTGCTGATGTTCtataatatctgtgtgtgtgtgtacaccatgtctacactgtgtgtgtgtgtgtgtgtgtgtgtgtgtgtgtgtgtgctccagaccCCGTGGGACGCGGCGTGTGACGTGTGGTGGGACGAGGCcctggaaggtgtgtgtgacgAGTGTGAGCCGGAGTGGCTGGACGCAGAAGACCCGCTCTTCATCCTCTACACCAGCGGCTCCACAGGCAAACCCAAGGTACAGTACGCCATGTCGCCCCCTATAGGCTCGGAGGATGAACTTCACATGCAGTCACCTATCCagtactacacacatacacacacacacacacacacacacacacacacacacacacaccccaagttcaagtttaagttcaagtttattgtcatgtactcataaaaaaatatttgtaagtAATGTGTaattcattgtgctcaagtgtccagaaataaattaaaaagaaaaataaatagatagatactatacaaaagaggggttgggaagcaccaagggacacccaggagcaacaggggcaaggaaaaactcccttgttcaggaagaaaccttgggcagatccacggctcaacgggccaacccaactgcctggggtcgtgctagtagagggagcatgtacgtgtgtgtgtgtgtgtgtgtgtgtgtgagagggcagGGGAATCCACCCTGTAGTAGAGTAACCCTTCTGTTGTCCAATCACCTATGATTATTAATTTCTAGGTGTGTAGaaaccaagggggcagcgaacgttctgagagtgtagacagtatggcggccgccatgctaacgagaagaccgtggctagctggccattccattgaatcctatggggcgtaagcgccactttgacatcaaattacgttagagctgaagcgttttaagcctttatatgaacattttctattgtcggggtacatactacattgtgaaattgacataataatctcgtaactgtcttatcggctgagtaattaacgtttttcgaaagtcaatgctaaagtgttaaaggcgcatgcgtccagcgagagtaaagcgtcgccataggtcagactcggtcagactacgtgcctacgtcacatgtacgacatctgagcctgcgcaggagacctatgacgaaataagaagacctaaaaaaaccgttgaaatttgcttcctcggtctctgctgccgtctacgtgatagctctgtccatatcttttactgtctatggtagAAACAGGTAGTAACATGTTCTAGTTGGACAATTGTATAGCACATATAGGCAGGTTGGGACAGTACATATAGGCCCAGTAAAGTCAAAGTCTACTGAAACACACTGGATTAACAGATTCATTGTGGATGCACTAAAGAGTCTATAAAGGGCATGAGGCATGTACGCATAGATGACACCTTGCACTTCTCTTCCGTCTCCTCTAGGGGGTGTTGCACACTGTGGCTGGCTACATGCTGTACACGGCTCTCACCTTCAAGTATGTGTTCGACTACCACTTTGATGACGTCTACTGGTGCACGGCAGACATTGGCTGGATCACAGGTCACTCCTACATCACCTACGGCCCGCTGGCCAACGGGGCGACCAGCGTGCTGGTGAGTCCAGCCCTCAGTCGCGGCAGCATCCTGGTCACATGACTGGTCACATGACTGGAGAACTTGTAAGATGAGCAGCTGAAATGTGGTGACGAGGGAATataatatttgtgtgtttcttgtct from Sardina pilchardus chromosome 2, fSarPil1.1, whole genome shotgun sequence includes the following:
- the acss2l gene encoding acyl-CoA synthetase short chain family member 2 like, whose product is MVFPGPDHIEEQERVYPPPEELKTDAHVPDFSTYLALYKKSIEEPEEFWGNVADEFYWQSRPAAGQPILQYNFDVTKGNVFVKFMEGAKTNLCYNVLDRNVLERSFGDRVAYHWEGNSSDHQQDITYSQLLKHVCRCANVLRLMGVKKGDRVAIYLPMVPELVYSMLACARIGAVHSVVFAGFSADSLCERILDAQCTVLVTADGVYRGEKLINLKRIADEALERCREKGSSTVQKCLVVRHHALRKNSGEASNKLQTPWDAACDVWWDEALEGVCDECEPEWLDAEDPLFILYTSGSTGKPKGVLHTVAGYMLYTALTFKYVFDYHFDDVYWCTADIGWITGHSYITYGPLANGATSVLFEGIPVYPHVGRFWEVIEKYRVSKFYTAPTAIRLLMKYGQEPLLKYDLSSLRVLGTVGEPINPEAWNWYHQVVGQGRCPIVDTFWQTETGGHVLTPLPAATALKPGSATLPFFGVQPSIMSESGEELEGEAEGYLVFRSPWPGIMRTVYGNQERFETTYFKKFPGFYVTGDGCRRDKDGYYWITGRIDDMLNVSGHLLSTAEVESALTEHSSVAEAAVVSRPHVVKGECLYCFVTLKDNAEFTHTLKDDLKKQVREKIGPIATPDFIQNAPGLPKTRSGKIMRRVLRQIARNEKDLGDLSTLADPKVVEVLFSQRCEAAA